The proteins below come from a single Branchiostoma floridae strain S238N-H82 chromosome 5, Bfl_VNyyK, whole genome shotgun sequence genomic window:
- the LOC118416854 gene encoding kelch repeat and BTB domain-containing protein 2-like translates to MCPWIKCGPCLYQAADLLQLDYVRDTCSSYMAMNVERSTCVNLYTFADVFCLDNVRKACLKCIDRNFAEVASSEFNSLSVNQLTEIISHDELDVKEETTVWEAVVRWVQHSREDRLNHLPSVLPHIRFNLLTLDDTAAILEHPLVKEDPGNSEVIRNVVQKGNHDLKPRLGMTTEMAILFDLFKPDDLLFINPQKGKYITCSYKHEALNRVSAMTVTSENNIYVLADKSRELFQYNHAENVWEHAGMSPVSNLAPGDNFIYHRELLFEVERILYCLGVDYRTGSLLVRMRKYNRHTDQWQECSQLELDTATHHSEAVSCSSHLYFLTSSEMYCYDPNKDCWYERTAAMIIPDVYTAVSFGPEIFCTDSNLTHTMMYDTESDHWQRLQGLPNTLNPVLVIEEPGLFVMENELHIWLNCSNYVDDNNEYDNHVIYVYDRSANAWRDLEATLPYGEYLTYGRQCPVARICLPYINVQDNDP, encoded by the exons atgtgtccctggataAAGTGCGGCCCCTGcttgtaccaggcagccgacctcctccaactggactatgtgagagacacctgcagcagctacatggccatgaacgtggaaCGCTCCACCTGTGTGAACCTGTACACATTTGCTGATGTCTTCTGTCTGGACAATGTGCGAAAAGCTTGTCTGAAATGTATCGATAGAAACTTTGCTGAG GTTGCCTCCAGTGAGTTCAacagcctgagtgtgaatcagctgactgagatcatcagccacgatgagctggatgttaaagaggagacaacagtgtgggaggctgtggtaagatgggtgcagcacagcagggaggacag ACTGAACCACCTACCCAGcgtcctccctcacatccgcttcaacctgctgacatTAGACGACActgcagccatcttggaacaccccCTGGTCAAGGAGGATCCAGGGAATTCAGAGGTCATCAGGAATGTGGTACAGAAAGGAAACCATGACCTGAAGCCAAGGCTTGGGATGACCACGGAGATGGCTATTCTTTTCGATCTGTTCAA gCCAGATGATCTCCTCTTTATAAATCCTCAGAAAGGGAAGTACATTACCTGCAGTTACAAGCATGAAGCCCTCAATCGAGTCTCAGCcatgacagtcaccagtgaAAACAACATTTATGTCCTGGCTGATAAGTCTAGGGAGCTGTTTCAGTACAACCATGCAGAGAATGTGTGGGAACATGCTGGTATGTCACCAGTATCTAATCTGGCACCAGGAGATAATTTCATTTACCACCGAGAGCTCCTTTTTGAAGTTGAGCGGATTTTGTACTGTCTTGGAGTTGACTATAGAACGGGAAGTTTACTAGTGCGGATGAGAAAGTACAACCGGCACACGgaccagtggcaggagtgttcgCAGTTGGAACTTGACACTGCGACACACCACAGTGAAGCAGTGTCCTGCAGTTCACACCTGTATTTCCTGACAAGCTCGGAAATGTATTGCTATGACCCGAACAAGGACTGTTGGTACGAGCGGACTGCAGCAATGATCATTCCTGATGTGTACACAGCCGTTTCTTTCGGACCGgagattttctgcacagatAGTAACCTCACTCATACCATGATGTACGACACAGAGTCTGACCACTGGCAGAGGCTACAAGGCTTACCAAACACATTGAACCCTGTTTTGGTGATTGAAGAACCCGGACTCTTTGTAATGGAGAATGAGCTACACATATGGTTAAACTGTTCTAACTATGTTGATGACAATAATGAGTATGACAATCATgttatatatgtgtatgacaggtctgctaATGCCTGGAGAGACTTGGAGGCCACTTTGCCTTATGGGGAATATTTAACCTATGGTCGTCAGTGCCCTGTGGCCCGTATATGCCTACCATATATCAATGTGCAGGATAACGACCCATAG